Proteins found in one Sorghum bicolor cultivar BTx623 chromosome 1, Sorghum_bicolor_NCBIv3, whole genome shotgun sequence genomic segment:
- the LOC8066272 gene encoding pollen allergen Phl p 2: MASSSSFLLAMAALAALLAVGSCSTLMTWTIGKDSTSTRLVLVASADVSEVAVKDKGATDFSDDLKESPAKTFTYESKEPIKGPLSVRFAVKGQGYRTTDDVIPADFKPGSVYKTKEQV, from the coding sequence ATGgcctcctcgtcctccttccTGCTCGCCATGGCCGCGCTAGCGGCATTGTTGGCTGTTGGGTCGTGCAGCACCCTAATGACCTGGACGATCGGCAAGGACTCCACCTCCACCCGCCTCGTCCTCGTCGCCAGCGCCGACGTCTCTGAGGTGGCTGTCAAAGACAAGGGCGCCACGGATTTCTCAGACGACCTCAAGGAGTCACCAGCCAAGACATTTACATACGAGAGCAAGGAACCGATCAAGGGCCCCCTCTCCGTCCGCTTTGCTGTCAAGGGTCAAGGCTACCGCACCACCGACGATGTCATCCCTGCCGACTTCAAGCCTGGCTCAGTTTACAAGACTAAGGAACAGGTTTGA